TGGCCATCGAGCTGCTGGCGGCCGCGCAGGGCTGCGACTTCCACGCGCCGCTGACGTCGAGCGAGGCCCTGGAGCGGGTCCGCGCGCGCCTGCGGCGGGACGTGCCCTCGCTGGACCACGACCGGCACTTCGCCCCCGACATCGCCGCGGCCCAGGCGATCGTGCGAGCCGGCGAGCTCGCCTTCCCCGACCTGCCGGGCGTCGCCTGATGGACTGGCTGCAGGTCGTCCGGGGCGAGGCCCCGCTGGTGGTGAGCTTTCCGCATACGGGCACGGACATTCCGGCGGATATCGAGGGGCGGCTCGTCTCGCCCTGGCTGGCCCGCAAGGACGCCGACTGGTGGATCGAGCGGCTCTACGACTTCGCCCCCGCCCTCGGGGCGACGACGGTGCGCACGGCGATCTCCCGCACCGTGATCGACGTGAACCGCGACCCTTCCGGGGCCTCGCTCTATCCCGGCCAGGCCACGACCGAGCTGTGCCCGACGACCACCTTCGACGGCGAGCCGCTGTACCGCGAGGGTCAGGCGCCGGACGCGGCCGAGATCGCCCGGCGGCGGGCGGCCTGGTTCGACCCCTATCACGCCGCCCTGCAGGCCGAGCTGAAGCGGCTCCTGGAACGGCATCACAGGGTGGTGCTGTACGAAGCCCATTCGATCCGCTCGCACGTCCCGCGCCTCTTCGAGGGCGAGCTGCCCAACTTCAACATCGGCACGAACTCGGGCCGCAGCTGCGACGTCACGCTGACGGCCGCGGTGGAGGAGGCCTGCGACGCCTCCGGCTTCAGCCGCGTGACGGACGGCCGGTTCAAGGGCGGCTGGACCACCCGCCGCTACGGGCGGCCCGACGACGGGGTGCATGCGATCCAGATGGAGCTGGCCTGCCGCGGCTACATGGACGAGCCGGCGGGGCCGCCTACCCCGCAGACCTGGCCCACCCCCTACGATCCCGACCGCGCCGAATACATGCGCGGCGCGCTCTCCCACGTCCTCAAGGCCTGCCTGGACTTCACACGCCCATGACCCGACACGACCCGAACCGCGTCATCCGCCCGCCGGTGGGACCCGAGCTGACCTGCCGGAGCTGGCTGACCGAGGCGCCGCTCCGCATGCTGATGAACAACCTGCATCCGGATGTGGCCGAGAACCCCGCCGAGCTGGTGGTCTACGGCGGCGTCGGCCGGGCGGCGCGCGACTGGGAGAGCTACGACCGCATCGTGGAGACCCTGCGCCGGCTGGGCGACGACGAGACGCTGCTGGTCCAGTCCGGCAAGCCGGTGGGCGTCTTCCGCACCCACGCCGACGCCCCGCGCGTGCTGATCGCCAACTCCAACCTCGTGCCGAAGTGGGCGACCTGGGAGCACTTCAACGAACTCGATCGCAAGGGCCTGGCCATGTACGGCCAGATGACGGCCGGATCGTGGATCTACATCGGCACCCAGGGGATCGTTCAGGGCACCTACGAGACCTTCGTCGAGATGGGCCGCCAGCACTACGGCGGCGACCTCTCGGGCCGCTGGCTGCTGACCGCAGGCCTGGGCGGCATGGGCGGCGCCCAGCCCCTGGCGGCGGTGATGGCGGGCGCCTCGTGCCTGGCGATCGAGTGCCAGCCCAGCCGGATCGAGATGCGCCTGCGCACCGGCTACCTCGACCATGCGGCGCAGACGCTGGACGAGGCGCTGGAGATCATCGAGCGGTCCTGCCGGGAGAAGCGGCCGGTCTCGGTCGGCCTGGTCGGCAACGCCTGCGAGGTGCTGCCGCAGATCCTGGAGCGCGGCGTCCTGCCCGATCTGCTGACCGACCAGACCTCGGCCCACGACCCGGTGAACGGCTACCTGCCGAAGGGCTGGAGCCTGGAGCGCTGGGCCGCCATGCGCGAGCAGGCGCCGGACCAGGTGGAGGAGGCGGCCCGCGCCTCGATGGCCGAGCACGTCCAGGCGATGCTGGCGTTCCGCAAGGCGGGCGTGCCGACCGTCGACTACGGCAACAACATCCGTCAGGTGGCGAAGGACGCGGGGGTCACCGACGCGTTCGATTTCCCGGGCTTCGTGCCGGCCTACATCCGCCCGCTGTTCTGCCGCGGGATCGGGCCGTTCCGCTGGGCCGCGCTCTCGGGCGACCCGGACGACATCTTCAGGACCGACGCGAAGGTTAAGGAGCTGATCCCCGACAACCCGCACCTGCACAACTGGCTCGACATGGCCGGCGAGCGGATCAGGTTCCAGGGCCTGCCGGCGCGGATCTGCTGGGTCGGGCTGGGCGACCGGCACCGGCTGGGCCTGGCGTTCAACGAGATGGTGGCGAAGGGCGAGCTGAAGGCGCCGGTGGTGATCGGCCGCGACCACCTCGATTCGGGCTCGGTGGCCTCGCCCAACCGCGAGACCGAGGCCATGCGCGACGGCTCGGACGCGGTGTCGGACTGGCCGCTGCTGAACGCCCTGCTGAACACCGCCTCGGGGGCGACCTGGGTCAGCCTGCACCATGGCGGCGGGGTCGGCATGGGCTACTCCCAGCACGCTGGCATGGTGATCGTCTGCGACGGGACCGAAGCGGCGGCCCGGCGGATCGAGCGCGTGCTGTGGAACGACCCGGCCAGCGGCGTCATGCGCCACGCCGACGCCGGCTACGACATCGCGCTGTCGGTGGCTCGCGAGAAGGGGCTGGACCTGCCGGGCATCCTGGGCTGACCGCGCTCAGGCGGTCTGCACCAGGTTCATCTTCAGGAACCGGCCCACGACCTCGACCATGAGGCTGGGCTGCAGTGTCGTGGCGACAGAGAGCTCAGCGATGCTCGCCTCTCCCTCGGCCAGGCGGGCGAAGGCGGCGCGCACGATGTCCGGGGCGACCTTCCAGTGCGGGAAGACGGGGTGTCCTTCCAGCGCCAGGTAGGCGTCGGCCGAGCCGCCGGGCGCGAGCGCCACGCGGGTGTCGGGGCCGATCCTGGCGGTGGGGAAACCGGCGAAGACGCGGAAGGGGTCGGGCTGGCCGGGGGCGTTGCGCGGGGCGCGGGCCCAGTAGTCCGGCGCGGCGGCGGCCTCCCGCGTGCGGATCGCGTCGAGCTCGTCCCACAGCTCCTGATAGCGGCGGTAGACGTGCGACCAGTCGTAGGTCGAGCGCACGCGCTCGCGGCCCGCCTCGCCCATGCGCCGCCGAAGGTCGGGGTCGTCGATGAGGCGGCCCAGCCGATCGACCAGCTGCGGGAAGTCGACCGACACCGTCAGGCAGGTGCGGAACAGCATGAAGTCGTAGTTCAGCTCGCCGGACTCGTAGGCCTTGGCGATATGGTCCCCGTGGCCCGCGTCGGGCGCATAGGTGGCGATCCGGAAGCCGTCCTCGCCGTCGCGCACGGTGTCGCGGTAACCATCCCAGTCGCTGACCAGCACCGGGACGCCCGAGGCCATGGCCTCCAGCGGCGTGATGCCGAAGGTCTCCTGGATGTTGTCCGAGAGCGAGACGAAGAGGTCGGCGGCCCGCCATGCGGCCCGGTAGCGCTCGAAGTCCTTGCCGTTGATGAAGAGGGCGCGCACGTCGGGGCAGAAGTCGCGCGCCGAGGTGGTGTAGGCCGTCTCCACCGCCTCGTTGGGGAACTGGCCCGCCTGGACGAGCACGATCTTGCGCCCGGTCGTCTCGTACACCGCCTGCAGCGCCCGCAGCATCTGGTAGGGGTGGGCCTTGGCGTGGAACACCAGCCGGCCGGCGAAGAGCACCGCCACCTCGTCGTCGGCCAGCCCCAGCAGCGACCGGGCGGCGGCCCTGTCGGCCTCGCTGAACTCGAAGTCGCGGGCGTGGACCCCCAGCGGGATGACCGGCAGCAGGGGCCGGGGCGCGCGGACCTCCCGCCCGAAGCGCCAGGCGAAGTATTCCTCGCCCGCGCCGATCGCCTGCTCCAGCACCGAGACCGCCGCCCGCGAGGTGCAGATGATCGCGTCCCACGGCGCCAGCGCCGCCGCGGGCAGGGCCGCGAAGGCCGTCATCGGCGGCCCCGAAAGCGTGTGCGTGAGGCCGCAGAGGCTGTAGCTCGCCGGGCCGGCGCGGAGCCGGAACTCGGCCATCGGGGCAAGCTGTCCGTCCGGCCGGAACAGGACCCGCCGCTCGGCCATCGTCGCCAGATCGTTGCGGGCGATCCACTCGGTGCGGCCGGCCGGATCGAACTCCAGCACCGTGCGCCGGAAATCCTGGGCCGCGTTCCCGTAGGGCGAATAGCCCCAGATCGGCCGTCCGGCGTGGGCGGCGACGGCGGCGCGCAGGAAGCCGTTGCCGGCGGCCTGGCGGCCCATCAGCTTGGGCCCGTCCAGGCGATAGGCGTCGGATTCGAAGAGGATGGCGGCGTCCATGGGGGCGGCGGACTAGCATGGCGGCGGGCGCGCCCCAAGGCCCCGCGATTGCCCGCCCGGGCGCGTTCCGCTAGGCCCGGTCCATGGCCAAGACGTCGTTCCTGCACGCCGCCGTCGCAACGATCCTGCTGCTGGCCGCGGGCTGCGCCAGGGCGGGCGGGGACGAGCCGGCCGCGATCGTGGTCGTGGCGGGCCAGTCGAACGCCCTGGGCTATGGCCTCACGGCCGCGGACCTGCCCCCTTCGCTGGCGAGCCCAGACCCGGACGTGAGGATCTGGGACGGCGCCCGCTTCCAGCCGATGGCGGCCGGCCGCAACACGGGCTTCGGGCCGCAGCCGGGGGCCTGGGGACCGGAGGCCGGGTTCGCCCGCGCCTGGCGCGCGGCCCATCCGGACGCCCCGCTCCATGTGGTGAAGTTCGCCCGCGGCTCGACCCCCTTGGCGGCGAGCCCGGGGCGGGACTGGTCGCCGGGCACGCAGGAGCTGTTCGCCGCGGCGACCACCGAGATTGAGGAAGCCAAGGCCGCGCTGGCGGTGAACGGGGGCCCGGCCCGGGTCGTCGCGATCCTGTGGGTGCAGGGGGAGGCAGACGCCGTCGACCCCGCCAAGGCCGCCGCCTACGGGCCCAACCTGGCCGGGCTGATCCAGGCGATCCGTCGGGACTGGTCGTCCGAGGCGCCGATCGTCGTCGGTCAGACCGGACCGGGCCTGCCGTACGCCAAGGCGGTGCGGGCCGGCCAGGCTGCGGTCGCCTCGCCCGAGGGCCGGGTCGCCGTCGTGGACACCGGCCCGCTTCCGCGCCAGGCCGACGGACTGCACATCGCCGCCGAGGGGCAGGCGCGCCTGGGCGCGGCGATGGCCGAAGCCGCCCAGCGCCTGTCGCGGTAGGCTACCCCGCCGCCCAATCCTTCGGCCGGATCACCCTGCGGTCCGCGGCTGCCACCTCGTCGTGGTGGCGATAGGCCCACCAGACGGCGTCCACGACCTCGGAGCGCAGCGGCGTGGTGGCGTCGCCGAACATCAGCCGGTCGATGTCGAGGTCCAGCGCCTGGCGGCCGAGCGCCACGCGGACGGCGTCGTCGTCGATCACCTTCAGCGCCGCGGCCACGTAGGCGTCCTCGTCCCGGGCGATCAGCCACTCCGGCATGCCGAGGCGGCGCAGCAGCATGGCGTCGGTCCGCCCATGCGGCTCGGGACACTCCATGGCCACGACCGGCAGTCCCTGGCGCAGCGAATCGATGACGCTGTGCAGGCCGCCGAACGGGAAGGGACTGAGGTTCAGGTCGCAGGCGGACAGGAGCTCAAGGTAGCGGTTGTAGGCCATGAGGCCGTGGACCTGCGCCCCCGGCAGCGCACGCTCCAGGGTCTGGCGGATGGCCTGCAGCTCGGAGCCGCCCACATTGGGGAAGACGTGGAACTCGAGCTCGCGGCCGGCCGCGGCGCGGATCCGCGCCAGCAGCGCGATGAAGCCGGGGTTGAGCTTGAGGAGGTTGCTGGGCAGGGCCACCCGCAGCGGCCGCGCGGTCTCGCGGATGTCGGGCGGCACGGGCGTGTAGTGCGGCGAGCGTTCGAACACGAGCGACTCGTCCGGCAGCAGCAGCAGCCGCTCGCCGAACAGGGCGGGGTCCGAGACGTAGCCTTCCTCGGTCAGGTAGTAGTCGATCGCCGGGCAGAACGTGGACGCCGAGTGGCCCAGCGCCGTCATCTGGATCGGGGCGAAGCGCAGGTTGGCCAGCAGCGGTCCCCAGTGCCGCATTCCCACGCTGGGCCAGAAGACGATGTCCGGTTCGGCCTCGGTCATCCGCCGGGCGATCTCGCCCAGGTGCGCGCCGCCGCCGGCCCGGCGGAAGGTGTGGACCTCGTCGAACAGCGGCCGGACCGCGGGGTCGGCCTCGGTGTCCTCGGTCACCAGGACGAGCTCGAACCGCTCGCGCAGCTGGCGCAGGTACTGGCCGAAGTAGCGGAACTGCACGTGGTTGGAGTGCATGATCTCGGCCGCCACCAGCATCCGCGGCCGGTCCTTCAGCGTGCGGACGGCCGGGAGCGCCGGCGCCTGGATCCGGATGCGGCCGGCCAGGTCGACCAGCGTGCGGTTGAGCACGGCCTTGAGGGCGTGCTTGCGCGGGTGGCTGGCGTAGCTGCACAGCATCCAGGCGGTGCTGAGGGCGACCAGGTGGTTCAGCGTCGGCGGCAACGGCGCGGGCCGCAGCGCCTCGGCGCGGTCGAGGAAGGCCTCCCGCCGCTCGGCGCCCAGGGCCGAGACCACCGGCTTGGACCCCACCAGGCTGATGTAGGCGGTCTGGGCCAGCTCGGGCGGGAGGGTCAGGAGGTCGTCGGGACCGAACTCCACGTCGGAATCGAGGGTGAGCAGCAGGCAGGCCTTCGCCAGCCGCTGCGGATCCACCGCCCCCGCGGCCGGCGTCCCGCCCCGCGGCTGCAGGCCCATGGCGCGGAGCACATGGTCGAGCGAGCCCAGCGGGCTGGCGCGGACGAGGGTCTCCAGCTCCTGGCGGAAGAGCAGGGCCTGCTGGAACTGGTCGACGGTGGGCGGGGCCGCCGGATCGGCGATGATCGTGGCCAGCGCCGTCGCCAGGCGCGCCGCCTCCGCGGGCGTGGATGGCGCGCCGGATTGGAGCAGCGCCCGGAGCGCGTCCACCGCCTTGGCCCAGCGGTCCGGCTCCCGATTGAAGGCCGCCCGCTCGAGACCCGCCAGATCGATCACGCCCACGCCCCCTCCGGTGGCCCCGGAAGGAGCCTCGGCGGCGGGTTTAAAGGGGTGCGGCGGCCAGGCCAAGCCGCACGCCTTGGGGCTTTTCCGGAACTCCTCTAGACCTGGGGCATGCGATCGGGAGCACACGAAGGACAGCGCGCGACCGTCGGGCCGGCGTCCGATCCGGCGGCGCTCAGGCGGCTGTTCGACCAGGCGGTCCAACGGCACCAGGCCGGCGACCACGCGGCGGCCGGCAGGCTCTACGAGGCCGTGCTCGCCGGCGGGCCGGACCGGGGGCTGCGCGCCGACGTGCTGGCCAACCTGGCCTCGATCCTGCGCAACCAGGACCGGTTCGCCGAGGCGGAGGCCGCGCTGCGGGACTGCCTGCGGCTGTCGCCGGACCACCTGTCGGGCCTGGCGAACCTCGCCAACCTGCTGATCGTCGCCCAGCGCTACGAGGAGGCGCGGGCCTGCATCGCCCGCTCGCTCGCCCTCGCGCCGGACGACCGCCTGCACCGCTACCGGCTGGGCCTGGCCTGGCTGGGCGAGGGCGACTACGCCGCGGGCCTGCCGCTGTACGAGCTGCGCGACGACCGGGCGCGGACGCCCCTGCGGTCCATGTCCACGCCGGAGTGGGACGGCGGCCCGCTGGAGGGCCGTTCGGTCTTCATCTGGCGCGAGCAGGGCTACGGCGACGAGCTGCAGATGGCCCGCTTCATCCCGGCGCTGAAGGCCGCCGGCGCCGGGCGGGTGATGGTGGCGCCCACGCGGGCGCTGGTGCGCCTGTTCGGGACGCTGGAGGGCGTGGACGAGGTGCTGGAGATGA
The Phenylobacterium zucineum HLK1 genome window above contains:
- the hutG gene encoding N-formylglutamate deformylase, producing MMDWLQVVRGEAPLVVSFPHTGTDIPADIEGRLVSPWLARKDADWWIERLYDFAPALGATTVRTAISRTVIDVNRDPSGASLYPGQATTELCPTTTFDGEPLYREGQAPDAAEIARRRAAWFDPYHAALQAELKRLLERHHRVVLYEAHSIRSHVPRLFEGELPNFNIGTNSGRSCDVTLTAAVEEACDASGFSRVTDGRFKGGWTTRRYGRPDDGVHAIQMELACRGYMDEPAGPPTPQTWPTPYDPDRAEYMRGALSHVLKACLDFTRP
- the hutU gene encoding urocanate hydratase — its product is MTRHDPNRVIRPPVGPELTCRSWLTEAPLRMLMNNLHPDVAENPAELVVYGGVGRAARDWESYDRIVETLRRLGDDETLLVQSGKPVGVFRTHADAPRVLIANSNLVPKWATWEHFNELDRKGLAMYGQMTAGSWIYIGTQGIVQGTYETFVEMGRQHYGGDLSGRWLLTAGLGGMGGAQPLAAVMAGASCLAIECQPSRIEMRLRTGYLDHAAQTLDEALEIIERSCREKRPVSVGLVGNACEVLPQILERGVLPDLLTDQTSAHDPVNGYLPKGWSLERWAAMREQAPDQVEEAARASMAEHVQAMLAFRKAGVPTVDYGNNIRQVAKDAGVTDAFDFPGFVPAYIRPLFCRGIGPFRWAALSGDPDDIFRTDAKVKELIPDNPHLHNWLDMAGERIRFQGLPARICWVGLGDRHRLGLAFNEMVAKGELKAPVVIGRDHLDSGSVASPNRETEAMRDGSDAVSDWPLLNALLNTASGATWVSLHHGGGVGMGYSQHAGMVIVCDGTEAAARRIERVLWNDPASGVMRHADAGYDIALSVAREKGLDLPGILG
- a CDS encoding glycosyltransferase family 4 protein; the protein is MDAAILFESDAYRLDGPKLMGRQAAGNGFLRAAVAAHAGRPIWGYSPYGNAAQDFRRTVLEFDPAGRTEWIARNDLATMAERRVLFRPDGQLAPMAEFRLRAGPASYSLCGLTHTLSGPPMTAFAALPAAALAPWDAIICTSRAAVSVLEQAIGAGEEYFAWRFGREVRAPRPLLPVIPLGVHARDFEFSEADRAAARSLLGLADDEVAVLFAGRLVFHAKAHPYQMLRALQAVYETTGRKIVLVQAGQFPNEAVETAYTTSARDFCPDVRALFINGKDFERYRAAWRAADLFVSLSDNIQETFGITPLEAMASGVPVLVSDWDGYRDTVRDGEDGFRIATYAPDAGHGDHIAKAYESGELNYDFMLFRTCLTVSVDFPQLVDRLGRLIDDPDLRRRMGEAGRERVRSTYDWSHVYRRYQELWDELDAIRTREAAAAPDYWARAPRNAPGQPDPFRVFAGFPTARIGPDTRVALAPGGSADAYLALEGHPVFPHWKVAPDIVRAAFARLAEGEASIAELSVATTLQPSLMVEVVGRFLKMNLVQTA
- a CDS encoding sialate O-acetylesterase yields the protein MAKTSFLHAAVATILLLAAGCARAGGDEPAAIVVVAGQSNALGYGLTAADLPPSLASPDPDVRIWDGARFQPMAAGRNTGFGPQPGAWGPEAGFARAWRAAHPDAPLHVVKFARGSTPLAASPGRDWSPGTQELFAAATTEIEEAKAALAVNGGPARVVAILWVQGEADAVDPAKAAAYGPNLAGLIQAIRRDWSSEAPIVVGQTGPGLPYAKAVRAGQAAVASPEGRVAVVDTGPLPRQADGLHIAAEGQARLGAAMAEAAQRLSR
- a CDS encoding tetratricopeptide repeat protein, with protein sequence MRSGAHEGQRATVGPASDPAALRRLFDQAVQRHQAGDHAAAGRLYEAVLAGGPDRGLRADVLANLASILRNQDRFAEAEAALRDCLRLSPDHLSGLANLANLLIVAQRYEEARACIARSLALAPDDRLHRYRLGLAWLGEGDYAAGLPLYELRDDRARTPLRSMSTPEWDGGPLEGRSVFIWREQGYGDELQMARFIPALKAAGAGRVMVAPTRALVRLFGTLEGVDEVLEMTGRVAAPPHDVWALPFSLPHRLGVTLETLPAAPYLRAPEAARAAWKGFAPEGGVGFVWHGNPAQPVERYRGLPSPELLQPLAEHVRLIDLQEPRGDFADTAAILEQLDLVITTDTAMAHLAGALGRPCWVMLPAVGCDWRWLRRRPDSPWYPSLRLWRQETPGDWAPVIAAMKQELASNGPPGRRP